In the Prochlorococcus sp. MIT 1307 genome, one interval contains:
- a CDS encoding DUF3110 domain-containing protein, with the protein MTKQVYVLLYSVGKDSEGIHSLELAGKTIVLMFENKDDADRYCGLLEAQDFPCPSVVSIDREEIEIFCTQSGYENRFVEAGFVPENDEDRLLLVPPQQNRETSYSQQKEEDKDEGLDDFRRSLEGLI; encoded by the coding sequence ATGACCAAGCAAGTTTACGTTTTACTTTATTCAGTTGGGAAAGATAGCGAGGGAATTCATTCTCTAGAACTTGCTGGAAAAACAATCGTGTTAATGTTTGAGAATAAAGATGATGCTGATAGATATTGTGGGTTGTTAGAAGCACAAGACTTTCCCTGCCCATCTGTTGTTAGTATTGATAGAGAAGAAATAGAAATCTTTTGTACACAATCTGGATATGAAAATAGATTCGTAGAGGCTGGTTTTGTACCAGAAAATGATGAGGACAGATTATTATTAGTTCCTCCACAACAAAATAGAGAAACATCTTATTCTCAACAAAAAGAAGAGGATAAAGATGAAGGACTAGACGACTTTAGAAGAAGTCTTGAGGGTTTAATTTAA
- a CDS encoding DnaJ C-terminal domain-containing protein: protein MTSIDNPNYWSLLGISPDSNPEQLKRAFRREARRWHPDLNVNDSQAEERFKLVNEAYAVLSDPRKRKVWEDSLNLYSENQDPFSSGFPDFNKYLDVVLGIPIDSEQEEEEDQISVEFSYNSPEKSSPPSSPPVQVTEDLETLIELSPEEALYGTSVELELIDGTIVEIRTPPFAGDGWRLRLAGVALGGRDHFLQLRVQTDDGLRIDGLRVLYKLELFPPEAVLGCAVDIPTLTGQVTLQVPPRSSSGRLLRLRGRGLEFEGRRGDQLVEIVVVIPADLGDAEDALYKRLQEISLEGDQL, encoded by the coding sequence ATGACTTCTATAGATAATCCTAATTATTGGTCATTATTAGGCATTTCTCCTGATAGTAATCCTGAACAATTGAAAAGGGCCTTTAGACGAGAAGCCAGAAGATGGCATCCAGACTTAAATGTAAATGATTCGCAAGCAGAAGAGAGATTTAAATTAGTTAACGAGGCGTATGCGGTTCTTAGTGATCCACGAAAAAGAAAGGTATGGGAAGACTCATTAAATTTATACTCAGAGAATCAAGACCCTTTCTCTAGTGGGTTTCCTGATTTTAATAAATATCTAGATGTTGTTTTAGGCATACCTATCGATTCAGAGCAAGAAGAAGAAGAAGATCAGATTTCTGTTGAATTTTCTTATAACTCCCCAGAAAAATCATCTCCTCCTTCATCACCTCCGGTACAGGTAACTGAGGACTTAGAAACATTAATAGAATTAAGTCCAGAAGAGGCGTTGTATGGGACTTCTGTTGAGCTTGAGCTTATTGATGGAACAATCGTCGAAATAAGGACCCCACCTTTTGCTGGAGATGGATGGCGGTTGAGGCTTGCAGGCGTAGCTTTAGGTGGCCGAGATCACTTTCTTCAATTAAGAGTACAAACAGATGATGGTCTAAGAATAGATGGTCTTAGAGTCCTTTATAAACTTGAGTTGTTTCCACCAGAAGCTGTCTTAGGTTGTGCGGTCGACATCCCAACCCTTACTGGTCAAGTTACTCTTCAAGTTCCACCACGTTCATCTAGTGGCAGATTACTAAGATTAAGAGGAAGGGGATTAGAGTTCGAAGGAAGACGTGGTGATCAACTAGTTGAGATTGTGGTTGTTATACCTGCCGATTTAGGAGATGCTGAGGATGCCTTGTATAAAAGACTTCAAGAAATCTCTTTAGAAGGAGATCAATTATGA
- the dnaK gene encoding molecular chaperone DnaK: MGRIIGIDLGTTNSVAGVLEAGRPVVIANSEGSRTTPSVVGYTKETELLVGQLARRQLVLSPRNTFSNLKRFVGRNWEELEENSLSVPYNVRANDQGNIRITCPATEREYAPEELVASVIRKLVEDAETYLGETVDGAVVTVPAYFNDSQRQATRDAARLAGINVERILNEPTAAALAYGFDKSAVRRVLVFDLGGGTFDVSLMRVANGVFDVKATCGDTQLGGNDFDQRIVDWLANSFMTKHSLDLRRDRQALQRLTEAAEKAKQELSGVQTTPISLPFIATGPDGPLHIETNLDRSTFESLCPDLLDRLLNPVQSVLTDSGWKADDVDDVVLVGGSTRMPMVRQLVKTLVQNSPCQSVNPDEVVAVGAAIQAGILTGELRDLLLNDVTPLSLGLETVGGLMKVLIPRNTPIPVRQSDVFSTSESNQSSVEIHVWQGERQMAGDNKSLGKFRLSGIPPAPRGVPQVQVAFDIDSNGILEVSATDRTTGRKQSVNIQGGSNLNEDEIKRLLSEAESKLAEDRRKRSSIEKRNSALTLVAQAERRLRDASLELGPYGAERQQRSVELAVRDVEEFLQENNPQELELAVASLQEALFGLNRRLSAEKRTEANPLQGIKNTFGSLKDELFSDDYWDDDPWDYQNRRPDRRGNINRDSRDPWDNDFYR, translated from the coding sequence ATGGGGCGGATCATTGGTATTGATTTAGGGACGACCAACTCCGTCGCAGGGGTTCTAGAAGCTGGTCGGCCAGTTGTAATTGCTAATTCTGAAGGTAGCCGCACAACACCTTCAGTTGTTGGATATACAAAAGAAACCGAGCTTTTAGTAGGCCAGCTAGCTCGAAGACAATTAGTACTAAGCCCTAGGAACACTTTTTCGAATCTAAAGCGTTTTGTTGGGAGAAATTGGGAAGAGCTTGAAGAGAACAGCCTGTCGGTTCCATACAACGTCCGTGCTAATGATCAAGGAAATATCAGAATTACTTGTCCTGCTACAGAGAGAGAATATGCACCAGAGGAGCTAGTCGCTAGTGTCATAAGAAAATTGGTAGAGGATGCTGAGACTTATTTAGGGGAGACTGTTGATGGTGCTGTCGTAACAGTACCAGCATATTTCAATGATTCTCAACGTCAGGCAACTCGAGATGCAGCAAGGTTGGCAGGAATAAACGTTGAAAGAATCCTGAATGAACCTACCGCAGCTGCACTTGCTTACGGTTTTGACAAAAGTGCAGTTCGAAGAGTTCTTGTTTTTGATTTAGGTGGGGGTACTTTTGATGTATCCCTAATGAGAGTTGCTAACGGCGTTTTTGATGTGAAGGCAACATGTGGTGATACCCAATTAGGCGGCAATGATTTCGATCAGCGGATTGTTGATTGGCTTGCTAATTCATTTATGACTAAACATTCTTTGGATCTTCGTAGAGATCGTCAAGCATTGCAACGCCTTACAGAGGCAGCTGAAAAAGCTAAGCAAGAATTATCAGGTGTTCAAACTACGCCTATATCACTTCCTTTTATTGCTACTGGGCCAGATGGCCCACTACATATTGAAACCAATCTGGATAGAAGTACTTTCGAAAGTCTTTGTCCTGATTTATTAGATCGACTTCTTAATCCAGTTCAATCAGTTCTAACTGATTCGGGCTGGAAAGCTGATGATGTTGATGATGTTGTACTTGTAGGTGGTAGTACAAGAATGCCAATGGTTAGACAATTAGTAAAAACTCTTGTACAAAACTCACCTTGCCAGTCAGTCAATCCTGATGAAGTAGTAGCAGTTGGTGCTGCTATACAAGCAGGAATATTAACTGGTGAATTAAGGGATCTTTTGCTTAATGATGTGACTCCACTTTCACTTGGCTTAGAAACTGTTGGAGGTCTTATGAAAGTTTTGATTCCTAGAAATACTCCAATACCAGTTCGACAATCTGATGTATTTAGTACTTCTGAGTCAAATCAATCATCGGTAGAAATACATGTTTGGCAAGGTGAGAGACAAATGGCTGGAGATAACAAGTCTTTAGGAAAATTTAGATTATCAGGCATTCCCCCAGCACCGAGAGGAGTCCCTCAAGTACAGGTGGCTTTTGATATTGATTCAAATGGAATATTAGAAGTTAGTGCCACAGATAGAACAACTGGTAGAAAACAGTCAGTCAACATCCAGGGTGGATCAAATCTCAATGAAGATGAAATTAAACGTTTGTTATCAGAAGCTGAATCTAAATTGGCTGAAGACAGAAGAAAACGTTCCTCGATTGAGAAACGCAATAGTGCTCTTACACTAGTTGCACAAGCTGAAAGACGTTTAAGAGATGCTTCCCTTGAGCTTGGCCCATATGGCGCAGAACGTCAGCAACGCTCTGTTGAATTAGCTGTGCGTGATGTTGAAGAGTTTCTTCAAGAAAATAACCCACAAGAGTTAGAGCTTGCTGTGGCTTCTTTACAGGAGGCTTTGTTTGGTTTGAATCGTAGGTTATCTGCTGAAAAGCGAACAGAAGCTAATCCACTTCAAGGTATAAAAAATACTTTTGGTTCTTTAAAAGATGAACTCTTTTCAGATGATTATTGGGATGATGATCCTTGGGATTATCAAAATCGTAGACCAGATAGACGCGGAAATATAAATCGTGACTCTAGGGATCCCTGGGATAATGACTTCTATAGATAA
- the pstC gene encoding phosphate ABC transporter permease subunit PstC, with protein MNKGQKDQYILRRRPDSERLVDDGFKKLTITMASMVALLLGGIFLFVLLGAQESISRYGVKFLFTSEWNSVTDQYGAFTAIYGTLLTSLAAITIAVPLGVGTALVITENILPRKLGNIIGVMVELLAAIPSVVLGLWAIFILEPFLRPFFYYLYNHFSWIPIFSTEPIGPGIAPAILILVIMILPIITSISRDSLNQIPITLREGAYGVGATRWVAIFSILLPAAVSGITGGVLLALGRAMGETMAVTMIIGNSLNFSWSFLSPGNTISAMLANQFGEADGAQVSSLLYAALVLMLLTLTVNIFAQWLVKRLSLKY; from the coding sequence GTGAATAAGGGTCAGAAAGACCAATACATCCTCAGAAGAAGACCTGACTCTGAAAGATTGGTAGATGACGGTTTTAAGAAGCTAACCATAACAATGGCTTCAATGGTTGCATTGTTGCTAGGTGGAATATTTTTATTCGTCTTATTGGGAGCACAAGAGTCAATCAGTAGATATGGTGTTAAGTTCCTATTTACTTCTGAATGGAACTCAGTAACTGATCAATATGGTGCATTTACTGCAATATATGGAACATTATTGACTTCATTAGCGGCAATAACTATCGCCGTCCCTCTTGGAGTTGGGACAGCATTAGTTATTACTGAAAATATCTTACCTCGAAAATTAGGTAACATCATTGGTGTAATGGTCGAATTACTCGCAGCAATACCATCAGTTGTGCTAGGGCTTTGGGCTATATTTATATTAGAACCTTTTTTAAGGCCATTTTTTTACTATTTATATAATCATTTTAGTTGGATTCCTATATTTAGTACTGAGCCAATTGGACCAGGAATTGCCCCTGCCATATTAATCTTAGTAATCATGATATTACCCATAATAACCTCAATATCTAGAGATTCACTCAATCAAATACCAATAACACTAAGAGAAGGTGCCTACGGAGTTGGGGCAACAAGATGGGTGGCTATATTTAGCATTTTATTACCAGCGGCGGTTTCCGGAATAACAGGCGGGGTTCTTCTAGCGCTTGGCAGAGCCATGGGAGAAACAATGGCAGTTACTATGATAATTGGTAATTCGCTGAATTTTAGTTGGTCCTTTTTATCTCCTGGAAATACGATTTCAGCAATGTTAGCCAATCAATTTGGAGAAGCTGATGGGGCCCAAGTATCTTCACTTCTATATGCTGCTTTGGTCTTAATGTTATTAACTCTAACTGTTAATATATTTGCTCAATGGTTGGTTAAGCGTCTGAGCCTAAAATACTAA
- the pstA gene encoding phosphate ABC transporter permease PstA: MKAKLNLDFPSGDLKTKRKELYFNSSLKRNIIENSLTLLSTLFTFFAVLPLVLVLFYVLIKGGSQLNILLFTELPEPPGDDLISAGGVGNAVLGTFIITFIASLIAVPIGIGGGIYLAEYSIGGPFARFIRFGTNVLSGVPSIIAGVFVYGTIVSTKIIFGSNFSAIAGGLALSILMLPIIIKTTDEGLKLVPDDLRKGALGVGASKFITITRITLPAAFSPIATGIILAVARSAGETAPLIFTALFSFYWPVGSEALLDPIASLSVLIYNFALEPYSAQNELAWAASFILVLAILILTILARGLESMLDKKQ, translated from the coding sequence ATGAAAGCCAAATTAAATTTAGATTTTCCATCTGGAGATTTAAAAACAAAAAGAAAAGAGCTCTATTTTAATTCGAGTCTGAAGAGAAACATTATAGAAAATTCATTAACACTTCTATCAACCTTATTTACTTTCTTTGCAGTACTTCCTCTTGTTTTAGTTCTTTTCTATGTTCTAATAAAAGGGGGATCACAATTAAACATTTTATTATTTACTGAATTACCTGAGCCCCCTGGAGACGATCTTATATCAGCAGGTGGAGTTGGCAATGCAGTTTTAGGAACTTTTATTATAACCTTTATAGCTTCATTAATTGCTGTCCCAATTGGAATAGGTGGAGGCATTTACCTCGCAGAGTATTCAATTGGAGGACCCTTTGCCAGATTTATTCGGTTTGGAACTAATGTACTTTCTGGAGTGCCTTCAATCATAGCTGGAGTATTTGTGTACGGTACAATTGTCTCAACGAAAATTATATTTGGAAGTAACTTTAGCGCTATCGCTGGTGGATTAGCATTATCAATTCTAATGTTACCAATAATAATAAAAACAACAGATGAAGGACTTAAATTAGTACCTGATGATTTGAGAAAAGGGGCTTTAGGTGTTGGAGCTTCCAAATTCATAACGATCACAAGAATTACCCTCCCAGCAGCATTTTCTCCAATAGCAACTGGCATAATACTTGCAGTTGCAAGATCAGCAGGTGAGACAGCACCACTTATATTTACTGCACTATTTTCTTTCTATTGGCCTGTAGGCTCAGAAGCTCTCCTTGATCCAATTGCTTCACTGTCGGTACTAATTTATAATTTTGCTTTAGAGCCTTATAGTGCACAAAATGAATTAGCATGGGCTGCCTCTTTTATTCTAGTACTGGCAATACTAATATTAACTATCTTAGCCAGAGGACTTGAATCAATGTTAGACAAGAAGCAATGA
- the pstB gene encoding phosphate ABC transporter ATP-binding protein PstB, producing the protein MKISENTAAKTSALSLENVSMSYDNSQVVRNIFCEIPRSKVTALIGPSGCGKSTVLRSLNRMNDLIHGFSLKGRVLFEGIDLYDPKIDPVEVRRRIGMVFQQPNPFPKSIYENIAFGARINGFTGDMDELVETSLRKAAIWEECKDKMKSSGLSLSGGQQQRLCIARTIAIEPDVILMDEPCSALDPISTLKVEETIHDLKKNFTIIIVTHNMQQALRVSDYTAFFNAEKVEENSTGKIGYLVEFNETEKIFNSPKQKITRDYISGKFG; encoded by the coding sequence ATGAAGATCTCAGAGAATACTGCAGCTAAAACATCAGCACTATCACTTGAAAATGTATCAATGAGCTATGATAATAGTCAAGTGGTTAGGAATATATTCTGTGAAATCCCAAGATCAAAAGTAACTGCTTTAATTGGACCATCTGGCTGTGGTAAATCTACAGTATTAAGATCATTAAATAGAATGAATGACCTCATACATGGTTTTTCTCTAAAAGGTCGAGTACTCTTCGAAGGCATTGATTTATATGATCCCAAAATAGATCCAGTTGAGGTAAGAAGACGTATCGGAATGGTATTTCAACAACCTAATCCTTTTCCCAAAAGCATCTATGAAAATATAGCTTTTGGAGCAAGAATAAATGGATTTACTGGTGATATGGATGAATTAGTGGAAACTTCACTTCGCAAAGCCGCAATTTGGGAAGAATGCAAAGATAAAATGAAATCAAGTGGGCTCTCACTATCAGGCGGACAACAGCAAAGATTATGCATAGCAAGAACAATAGCAATTGAGCCAGACGTTATACTGATGGATGAACCATGCTCAGCTCTTGACCCAATTTCTACACTAAAAGTTGAAGAAACAATACATGATTTAAAGAAGAATTTCACAATTATTATAGTAACCCATAATATGCAACAAGCTCTACGAGTGAGTGACTATACAGCATTCTTTAATGCCGAGAAAGTTGAGGAAAACTCCACTGGAAAAATAGGCTATTTAGTCGAATTTAATGAGACCGAGAAAATCTTTAATTCACCAAAGCAAAAAATTACTAGAGATTATATTTCAGGTAAATTTGGTTAA
- a CDS encoding inositol monophosphatase family protein yields the protein MSDKNCFKAALLAGLNEENLNQLTNVAKFAAKEGGNILMQYYGKIKNIKNKSRSGDLVTEADLACEEFVVNYLNSKTPKITIHAEERGLNGLSDELCWYVDPLDGTTNYAHGYPFFATSIGLAWRDMPVLGAISIPFLNELYWGAPKLGVYCNNNRIKVSSSNVLINSLLVTGFAYDRCEVKDNNYAEFCYLTHRTRGVRRGGAAAVDLAFVASGRLDGYWERGLAKWDLAAGAALIELAGGLISDYPKGDFNLRKGRILACTPAIQKELQTELNKVIPLEEGSYGASKLRCTEP from the coding sequence ATGTCAGACAAGAACTGTTTTAAAGCTGCTTTATTAGCTGGATTGAATGAGGAAAACCTCAATCAACTTACGAACGTAGCAAAATTCGCGGCAAAGGAAGGGGGCAATATCCTAATGCAATATTATGGAAAGATAAAGAACATCAAGAATAAGTCTCGTTCAGGAGATCTTGTAACAGAAGCAGACTTAGCTTGTGAGGAGTTCGTTGTTAATTATCTTAATTCCAAAACACCTAAAATTACAATTCATGCTGAAGAAAGAGGCTTAAATGGTTTGTCAGATGAATTATGTTGGTATGTAGATCCACTTGATGGAACAACAAACTATGCTCATGGATATCCATTCTTTGCCACATCAATTGGTTTAGCATGGAGAGATATGCCAGTTCTAGGCGCAATTTCAATACCTTTTCTAAATGAATTATATTGGGGCGCTCCTAAACTAGGTGTTTATTGCAATAATAATCGGATTAAAGTTTCATCTAGCAATGTACTAATTAATTCATTACTAGTAACCGGATTTGCTTATGATAGGTGTGAAGTAAAGGACAATAATTATGCGGAATTCTGCTATCTAACACATAGAACTAGAGGTGTAAGAAGAGGAGGAGCTGCAGCTGTTGACTTAGCATTTGTAGCGTCAGGTCGCCTTGATGGTTATTGGGAAAGAGGGCTGGCAAAATGGGACCTAGCTGCAGGAGCAGCATTGATTGAACTTGCTGGTGGACTTATTAGCGATTACCCCAAAGGAGATTTCAACCTAAGGAAAGGAAGAATTCTTGCTTGTACTCCTGCAATACAAAAAGAACTTCAAACTGAATTAAATAAAGTAATACCATTGGAAGAAGGCTCTTACGGAGCATCAAAATTAAGGTGCACTGAACCTTAA
- a CDS encoding ATP phosphoribosyltransferase regulatory subunit: MALQPASGAKDLNPKQVETNHLLSKKLAEVYRLWGYEEVSPPRVERLATLMAGGAIENAEIVKLVADEPLGLRPEMTASIARAACTRFAQRPRPLRLWASGTVYQNRESIEKGVSIEESLQCGVELFGIKGISGEMELLSLLLDSMEKLKLNSQYEPRLLIGHTSLMELILHPLREACRAKVRNHLVNYDRLSLEKEEIEKELKARLIKLQECRGYPSDVLRELESNLGKSNELNNLKRLFSMIEPIAKKHEIELQLDPTFQPHFELYTGINFQLICKGSSAPVVIARGGRYDGLVKHFAHREGDETGLGFSFEIDKIRELLIESKLTELSTEKILITYSNRKRLEDALKRQSYWHNKGQVAEVELEPFNTEQEAILVSKQRACSQMEWLDD; encoded by the coding sequence ATGGCACTTCAACCTGCCTCTGGGGCAAAAGATTTAAATCCAAAGCAAGTGGAAACAAACCATTTGCTTAGCAAAAAATTAGCTGAGGTTTATCGGCTTTGGGGGTACGAAGAGGTTTCTCCACCAAGAGTGGAGCGCTTGGCAACATTAATGGCTGGTGGTGCAATAGAAAATGCCGAAATAGTAAAGCTTGTCGCAGATGAGCCATTAGGGCTAAGGCCTGAAATGACGGCCTCAATAGCCAGGGCAGCTTGCACAAGATTTGCACAAAGGCCAAGGCCATTGCGCTTATGGGCCTCAGGTACAGTTTACCAAAATCGAGAATCGATTGAGAAAGGTGTAAGTATCGAAGAAAGTCTTCAATGTGGAGTGGAGTTATTTGGAATAAAAGGGATTAGCGGAGAAATGGAACTTTTGTCTCTACTGCTAGATTCAATGGAGAAGTTAAAACTAAATAGTCAATATGAACCTAGACTTCTAATAGGACATACATCATTAATGGAATTAATATTACATCCTTTAAGAGAAGCTTGTAGAGCAAAGGTAAGAAATCATCTCGTTAATTATGATAGATTATCTTTAGAGAAAGAAGAAATAGAAAAAGAATTAAAAGCAAGATTAATTAAACTCCAAGAATGCAGAGGATACCCATCAGATGTATTAAGGGAGCTAGAATCTAATCTTGGAAAATCTAATGAACTAAATAATCTTAAAAGATTATTTAGTATGATCGAACCTATAGCTAAAAAACATGAAATTGAACTACAATTAGACCCTACCTTCCAACCACATTTCGAACTTTATACAGGCATAAATTTTCAATTGATATGCAAAGGAAGTTCTGCGCCAGTAGTAATAGCTAGAGGTGGTAGATACGATGGCTTAGTTAAACATTTTGCCCATAGAGAAGGTGATGAGACTGGGTTAGGGTTTAGCTTTGAAATAGATAAAATAAGGGAACTATTAATTGAATCAAAACTTACCGAGTTATCAACTGAAAAGATTTTGATAACCTATAGCAATAGAAAAAGGCTTGAAGATGCCTTAAAAAGGCAAAGTTATTGGCATAATAAAGGACAAGTAGCTGAAGTCGAGTTAGAACCATTTAATACAGAGCAGGAGGCAATATTAGTTTCAAAACAAAGGGCTTGTTCACAGATGGAATGGCTAGATGATTAA
- the htpG gene encoding molecular chaperone HtpG — protein sequence MTLLEEGQIQIHTENIFPIIKKAVYSEHEIFLRELISNGVDAINKRRMAAMAGDCQEGDDGKINVKINREEKTLTISDNGIGMTAEEVKKYINQVAFSSAEEFLQKYKKEDGGIIGHFGLGFYSSFMVAKNVELITKSAKENSVPIAWSCDGSPNFSIIETDRAEIGTDVVLHLMEEEIEYIEPTRIKTLITKYCDFMPIEVQLEGEVINKRNPLWRKNPRELKDQDYIDLYRYLYPFQGDPLLWVHLNTDYPYNLQGILFFPKITGRADWENGEIKLYCNQVFVSDSIKEVVPKYLLPLRGILDSPDIPLNVSRSALQTDRRVRSIGSFVAKKIADKLRKVKQENPSFLAEIWDSISPFIKIGAMEDEKFAEQVEDIILFSTTASKTDNDGIERNIISADNNNFTTLDAYISRLNEGSDKKIIYCTDEISQMTALNLWKSQGAEVLKVETVVDTQFIPWLESRHKDITFQRVDSELDESLKEEQTEIQDKDGGTKSENLRKLIKESLENDKITIQIQALKSADAPAAMILLPEQMRRINDIGALMEQRLPGLPEHHVLLVNLRHPLVNALIKLKSGSVLIGSSELSPTETLTKELANHLYDMAKLGVGGMEPNEISGFQTRTAELMSKLMEKAL from the coding sequence ATGACATTACTAGAAGAAGGCCAGATTCAGATTCATACTGAAAATATTTTCCCTATAATTAAAAAGGCTGTCTACTCAGAGCACGAAATATTCCTTAGAGAGCTCATTAGCAATGGTGTAGATGCAATTAACAAGAGACGTATGGCAGCTATGGCCGGTGACTGTCAAGAAGGAGATGATGGAAAAATAAATGTCAAAATAAATCGCGAAGAGAAAACACTCACAATTTCTGACAATGGAATTGGAATGACAGCTGAAGAGGTAAAAAAATATATCAACCAAGTAGCATTTTCAAGTGCGGAAGAGTTTCTTCAAAAGTACAAAAAAGAAGACGGTGGAATAATTGGACATTTTGGACTAGGTTTCTATTCAAGTTTTATGGTTGCTAAGAATGTTGAGCTAATTACAAAGTCAGCTAAAGAGAATTCAGTACCTATTGCATGGTCATGTGATGGCTCTCCAAATTTTTCGATTATAGAGACTGATAGAGCAGAGATAGGAACCGATGTAGTACTTCATTTAATGGAAGAAGAGATTGAATATATCGAACCTACAAGAATAAAAACTTTGATAACTAAGTATTGTGATTTCATGCCAATTGAAGTCCAGCTAGAAGGTGAGGTAATAAACAAAAGAAATCCTCTATGGAGAAAGAATCCAAGAGAGCTAAAAGATCAAGATTATATTGACCTTTATAGATACCTCTATCCTTTTCAAGGAGATCCCCTCCTTTGGGTTCACTTAAATACAGATTATCCATATAATCTTCAGGGTATTTTATTCTTTCCAAAAATAACTGGAAGAGCAGATTGGGAGAATGGTGAAATAAAGTTGTATTGCAATCAAGTATTTGTTAGTGATTCAATAAAAGAAGTAGTACCAAAATATTTATTACCACTTAGAGGTATTTTAGATTCACCAGATATACCTCTAAATGTAAGCCGTAGTGCATTACAAACAGATCGAAGGGTAAGGTCTATAGGAAGTTTTGTAGCAAAGAAAATAGCTGATAAGCTTCGTAAAGTTAAACAAGAAAACCCATCATTCCTAGCAGAGATATGGGATTCAATCTCTCCTTTTATTAAAATCGGAGCAATGGAGGATGAAAAATTTGCAGAGCAAGTCGAAGATATAATATTATTTTCTACAACAGCCTCTAAAACTGATAACGACGGGATTGAAAGAAATATTATCTCTGCAGATAACAATAACTTCACTACATTAGATGCATATATAAGTCGATTAAATGAAGGGTCTGATAAAAAGATAATTTACTGTACAGATGAGATTTCTCAAATGACTGCCTTAAATTTGTGGAAATCTCAAGGAGCTGAAGTTCTTAAAGTGGAAACAGTAGTAGATACACAGTTTATTCCATGGCTGGAATCACGGCACAAGGATATTACATTTCAACGTGTTGACTCAGAATTAGATGAAAGTCTAAAAGAAGAACAAACCGAAATTCAAGATAAAGATGGAGGAACAAAGTCAGAAAACTTACGTAAGTTAATTAAGGAATCTTTAGAAAATGACAAGATTACAATACAGATACAAGCTTTAAAAAGTGCCGACGCACCAGCTGCGATGATACTTTTACCAGAGCAAATGAGAAGAATAAATGATATAGGCGCACTAATGGAGCAACGTCTTCCAGGCCTCCCAGAACATCATGTGCTTTTAGTAAATCTCCGTCATCCACTAGTCAATGCATTGATCAAGCTCAAGTCTGGATCAGTCCTAATTGGTTCTAGTGAGCTATCCCCAACAGAAACACTTACTAAGGAACTTGCAAACCATCTTTATGATATGGCTAAGCTTGGCGTCGGCGGAATGGAACCCAATGAAATCAGTGGATTCCAAACAAGAACAGCTGAACTAATGAGTAAGTTAATGGAAAAAGCCTTATAG
- the rpmB gene encoding 50S ribosomal protein L28, giving the protein MSRVCQLTGTRANNGMAVSHSHIRTKKLQQANLQQRKLWWAEGNKWINIKVTTRALKTIQKKGLGPYAKSLGINLNKI; this is encoded by the coding sequence ATGTCTAGAGTCTGCCAACTCACAGGAACACGAGCAAACAATGGAATGGCTGTAAGCCATTCACATATACGTACAAAGAAATTGCAACAAGCCAATCTTCAACAAAGAAAACTATGGTGGGCTGAAGGAAACAAATGGATAAATATCAAAGTAACTACTCGAGCTCTAAAAACAATACAAAAAAAAGGTCTTGGACCATATGCAAAATCATTAGGAATTAATCTAAACAAGATCTAG